The proteins below come from a single Chrysoperla carnea chromosome 1, inChrCarn1.1, whole genome shotgun sequence genomic window:
- the LOC123290846 gene encoding uncharacterized protein LOC123290846: protein MRRISWKSKRIGIICFVIFIVYLCLRLTKQTISTSAVFSNTKPVDVWEFVADFSNMKSLNPTIKDFNILSEEGNFDEWKYSVEYKELLSHWPYTENINIGHFIVSPSGIDYVINSTHKTCFLNGFFCLNSKGEFRFSPSTHGTRCVEKVTFECPAIFSSYCKREAEFQRQAIMDNLRIQFNPNSF, encoded by the exons atgagaCGAATAAGTTGGAAAAGTAAACGCATAGGCATAATTtgctttgttatttttatagtatatttATGTTTACGTTTAACGAAACAAACTATTAGTACAAGTGctgttttttcaaatacaaaaccCGTTGATGTTTGGGAGTTTGTGGCTGATTTTAGTAATATGAAAAGTTTAAATCCAACAAT taaagatttcaatattttatcagAAGAAGGAAACTTTGATGAATGGAAATATTCTGTGGAATACAAAGAATTATTATCTCATTGGCCATACACGGAAAACATTAATATTGGTCACTTTATAGTGAGCCCCAGTGGAATAGATTATGTTATTAATTCAACccataaaacatgttttttgaatggatttttttgtt taaactCAAAAGGCGAATTTCGATTTTCACCATCAACTCATGGCACGAGATGTGTGGAAAAAGTTACATTTGAATGCCCTGCTATATTTTCATCGTATTGTAAACGTGAGGCTGAATTTCAACGTCAAGCTATTATGGACAATTTAAGAATACAATTTAATCCGAATTCCTTTTAA
- the LOC123305356 gene encoding zinc finger protein 184-like gives MEKSDLLTQVLIKEEIGMENVIIKEENVIMEYQPIYNENEKLKHHKLKVGEKLNEINSKPLEKLFPCDFCGKTFKKKCNLNIHERTHKEKSYPCDFCNKKFSRQDNLMLHKRIHTGEKPFSCEICGKSFSQPRRLSQHNRIHTGEKPFSCEICNKKFRDHSNLIEHKRTHTGDKPFSCEICNKKFRYQSNFSEHKRRHTGEKPFSCDVCDKTFSQLQGLVQHKRIHTGEKPFSCNICNRKFSWRGSFIVHKRSHTGEKPFSCEVCDRKFTNSRSLTKHKRIHIQGDEVFEEENDLIKKEILEIDENPFLLGLENEKFVKNEIIAEENKEKLNVEQILIKEEALEEKNTITDEDETTKLEVKTISQKIKKFSCAFCNKTFTLRSNLIAHQCTHTAEKPFPCVICGKSFSQSRLLIRHNRIHTGEKPFSCEICDKKFRDQRTLIDHKRTHTGEKPFSCEICGKKFTQQSGLKRHKRLHTGEKPFSCNDCGKKFSCGNNLKDHKRIHTGEKPFSCDVCDKTFSQLQGLIQHERIHTDEKPFACNICDRKFSWRSSFIVHKRSHMDEKSFSCETCDSKFTNSNSLTRHKRIHSQGDEVFEEENDVIKEELLDIDENPLLLGLDNG, from the coding sequence ATGGAAAAAAGTGATTTACTGACACAGGttttaattaaagaagaaataggcatggaaaatgttataattaaagaagaaaatgttatcATGGAATATCAAccaatttataatgaaaatgaaaagttgAAACACCATAAGTTGAAAGTAggtgaaaaattaaatgaaattaattcaaaaccACTAGAAAAGCTTTTTCCATGTGACTTTTGtggtaaaacatttaaaaagaagTGTAATTTAAATATCCATGAACGAACTCACAAGGAAAAATCATATCcatgtgatttttgtaataaaaaattttcgcgtCAAGATAACCTTATGTTACATAAAAGAattcataccggagaaaaaccattttcatgtgaaatttgtggtAAATCATTTTCTCAGCCTCGACGTTTAAGTCAACATAATCGAATCCacactggtgaaaaaccattttcttgtgaaatttgtaataaaaaatttcgtgaTCATAGTAATTTAATTGAACATAAACGAACCCATACCGGAgataaaccattttcttgtgaaatttgtaataaaaaatttcgttatCAAAGTAATTTCAGTGAACATAAACGAAgacatactggtgaaaaaccattttcatgtgatgtgtgtgataaaacattttctcaGTTGCAAGGTTTAGTTCAGCATAAAAGAAtccatactggtgaaaaaccattttcttgtaatatttgtaatcgAAAATTTAGTTGGCGTGGTAGTTTTATTGTACATAAACGGtctcatactggtgaaaaaccattttcatgtgaagtttgtgatagAAAATTTACTAATTCACGTAGTTTAACGAAACATAAAAGGATTCACATCCAAGGCGATGAAGtatttgaagaagaaaatgatttaattaaaaaagaaatacttgAAATTGATGAAAACCCTTTTTTACTTGggttagaaaatgaaaaatttgtgaaaaatgaaattattgcagaagaaaataaagaaaaattaaatgtggagcaaatattgattaaagagGAAGCATTAGAAGAAAAGAATACAATTACAGATGAGGATGAAACCACTAAATTGGAGGTTAAaacaataagccaaaaaattaaaaaattttcctgtgctttttgtaataaaacattcacTCTGCGAAGTAATTTAATTGCTCATCAATGCACTCATACCGCTGAAAAACCATTTCCATGTGTAATTTGTGGTAAATCGTTTTCTCAGTCTCGACTTTTAATTCGACATAATCGAAtccatactggtgaaaaaccattttcttgtgaaatttgtgataaaaaatttcgtgATCAACGTACTTTAATCGaccataaacgaactcataccgGGGAAAAACCGTTTTCTTGTGaaatttgtggtaaaaaatttacacaacaAAGTGGATTAAAACGACATAAAAGACTGCACacgggagaaaaaccattttcatgtaatgattgtggtaaaaaattttcctgtggaaataatttaaaagaccataaacgaattcatactggtgaaaaaccattttcatgtgatgtgtGTGATAAAACTTTTTCTCAGTTGCAAGGTTTAATTCAACATGAAAGGATCCATACTGATGAAAAACCATTTGCTTGTAATATTTGTGATCGAAAATTTAGTTGGCGAAGTAGTTTTATTGTACATAAACGGTCTCATATggatgaaaaatcattttcatgtgaaactTGTGATAgtaaatttacaaattcaaatagTTTAACGAGACATAAAAGAATTCACAGCCAAGGTGATGAAGtatttgaagaagaaaatgatgTAATTAAAGAAGAATTACTCGACATTGATGAAAACCCTCTTTTACTTGGGCTAGataatggataa
- the LOC123290843 gene encoding negative elongation factor E, translating into MVYIHFPSNLTEEELMLQAKYQKLKKKRKAVQDLKAPKPEPEKPIIPKRPAEARDAREVAKKLIKSGAINPISKPQKSSDQAFKRPRGLERKLITDKTLSSYQPFSATQLENGDPESPENRPPRIKNKNLYDSFVSQRDREERGITEKRKEADKPRHGNTIYVSGYQITEEYLRKHFSNIGNIVNISMEIEKNRGFITFDKVEHAERAITEFDGSMTSGIQLNVSFARRQPQIEPINDATSSSTWSIAAASNSQKGNHRDKRDLVIYDDIFN; encoded by the coding sequence ATGGTTTACATACATTTCCCGTCAAATTTAACCGAAGAAGAATTGATGTTACaagcaaaatatcaaaaactaaagaaaaaacGAAAAGCAGTACAAGATTTAAAAGCTCCAAAACCTGAACCAGAAAAACCAATAATACCAAAACGACCAGCGGAAGCTAGAGATGCTCGTGaagttgcaaaaaaattaattaagtctGGGGCAATAAATCCAATATCAAAACCACAAAAAAGTTCGGATCAAGCCTTCAAACGACCTAGAGGATTAGAACGTAAATTGATTACTGATAAAACTTTAAGTAGCTATCAACCGTTTTCCGCAACACAATTAGAAAATGGCGATCCTGAATCGCCTGAAAATCGACCGCCACGAATCAAAAATAAGAATTTGTATGATTCATTTGTAAGTCAACGTGATCGTGAGGAACGTGGGATTACTGAAAAACGTAAAGAAGCCGATAAACCACGACATGGAAATACAATTTACGTTTCTGGTTATCAAATCACTGAAGAGTATCTCCGAAAACATTTTAGTAATATTGGAAATATCGTAAATATATCaatggaaattgaaaaaaatcgaggaTTTATAACTTTTGATAAAGTTGAACATGCAGAAAGAGCAATAACTGAATTTGATGGAAGTATGACGTCTGGTATACAATTAAATGTTTCATTTGCAAGAAGGCAGCCACAAATTGAGCCTATTAATGATGCAACATCCTCATCGACATGGTCTATTGCTGCAGCAAGTAATTCACAAAAAGGCAATCACCGTGATAAACGAGATTTAGTAatttatgatgatatttttaattaa